In the genome of Ctenopharyngodon idella isolate HZGC_01 chromosome 19, HZGC01, whole genome shotgun sequence, one region contains:
- the LOC127501295 gene encoding zinc finger MYM-type protein 4-like isoform X2 — MASEDFTGHLTGDAAVSEEKPDAVELCKLDATEPGVNEPNPQNSLMEGHQMELEEVEMHQEEMEEDLDLGQQPDVDQGNSPEKGSPSDQGEEEENCVQEHCEQKDATKLEKSEGKSNTEDTAHSSEELVIAKVEDLTNEMAIDVDQTEVRDGKMEVDRPGDAGKLLAKPIKKEKTEPSAMQTHPVLKTELKPQVAQPSIAVPVKVKDEPMDEEYEKASATLENIKDEPDTAAEFNQTPDAIKISAVFSVGGNATSIAPAVVPAKAAPVPTLSLRPLAPANPIGVVCTGCNKVLLKGQTAFQRKGCPKLYCSPQCLCSTSTMVVKIPQKKQCYHCLKDILDPKDVVNAPVDMSGTLKEFCSQKCLSALNFKCSVCQKAGMTYTHEVNFMGSIHKLCSDSCFNQFRSSNKLNMNSCVNCGGYCYGTDSQCPSLQIEGSVMKFCKQNCLTGFKKKSLKPVPCKICRTMRPVAEMVDSPNTGGIRELFCSPSCVTANKVQTVSSSGAPVECNSCKLKLVPQYHLAMSDGTIQNFCSFSCVVSYQESFSKTKTNNQVNMITSTTNNTSTQKPAAPKLASTESSSSTKTSAPSGPVQTVTKIPCSQCLNSFYHKPELLEFKRKMYAFCDNACVEEFKQINNVMARCEYCKIDKVVKEVKRINKIDRSFCSEGCKLLYKHDLVKRWGKKHCRNCFYCSGSSQTVITEVFDKIEEEFCGNVCLQQHTLLMRKEIKCSMCRQAKKMTETVKWLGEIKHFCSLQCLMFFCSLQGITGPVKSSSKPLTTQGTSPAPSPAPQSTVNRTSLITKEATPVIANVISLSSASNGQPCVLGNSVLQGSVPAATAKSSGNTASTQTDGVKASAPPPRILKNKALLCKPFCQNKGTSCKPNVCDMNTQTDGPSVIVLPVPVPVYVPVPMNLYTQYTPKSVGLPLPVPVPLFFPTTLDSAERIVKTIQEIKEKIPDDPLEADLIMMAEMVAEDTEREKCITSTDPAGNIMEDLDLEALSSNLSWEEDSLSSAQTWDQPTEPERPPPSRSATQTPVSTAAEEPQMDLEADFPVESIELFRGQEQKETTDSGKRKRKRGRDGLPQKKRGRKSAAVVPAKPAPDNFSSLSKLQHEYAVNAWKDWVRWRNAQPNMETPKFGSRIMTIKEDLLKCCTAELSYGLCKFISEVRRPNGENYSPDSIFYLCLGIQKVKQEEITQTEHIQSCCI; from the exons ATGGCCAGTGAGGATTTCACAGGACATCTCACTGGAGATGCAGCTGTTTCAGAAGAGAAGCCAGATGCAGTGGAGTTATGCAAGCTGGACGCCACTGAACCAGGTGTAAACGAGCCAAACCCTCAAAACAGCCTGATGGAGGGCCATCAGATGGAGCTGGAGGAAGTAGAGATGCACCAAGAGGAGATGGAGGAAGATCTGGATTTAGGACAACAACCAGATGTGGACCAAGGAAACAGTCCAGAAAAGGGCAGTCCATCCGACCAGGGTGAAGAAGAAGAGAACTGTGTACAGGAACACTGTGAACAGAAGGACGCTACAAAACTAGAGAAGAGCGAAGGCAAGAGCAACACAGAGGACACGGCACACAGTTCAGAGGAGCTTGTGATTGCTAAAGTTGAAGAcctcacaaatgaaatggcaaTAGATGTGGACCAGACTGAGGTTCGTGATGGGAAGATGGAGGTAGATAGACCAGGAGATGCAG GAAAATTGTTGGCTAAACCCATAAAAAAGGAGAAAACTGAACCATCTGCCATG CAAACACATCCAGTGTTAAAAACTGAATTGAAACCACAAGTGGCCCAGCCTTCCATCGCCGTTCCAGTGAAGGTGAAGGATGAGCCAATGGATGAGGAGTATGAGAAGGCGTCGGCAACTCTAGAAAACATTAAAGATGAGCCTGACACCGCAGCT gAGTTTAACCAGACACCTGATGCAATCAAGATCAGCGCAGTGTTCTCTGTAGGAGGAAATGCCACATCCATCG CTCCAGCAGTCGTTCCAGCAAAGGCGGCACCAGTCCCTACACTATCCCTTCGTCCTCTGGCCCCTGCCAATCCAATTGGTGTGGTCTGCACAGGATGTAACAAAGTCCTGCTAAAGGGACAGACGGCGTTCCAGCGGAAAGGCTGTCCCAAACTCTACTGCTCACCTCAGTGTCTCTGTAGCACCTCTACTATGGTGGTCAAGATACCTCAGAAGAAACAATGTTACCACTGCCTCAA AGACATTCTTGACCCAAAAGATGTGGTCAATGCGCCAGTGGACATGTCAGGGACTTTGAAGGAGTTCTGCAGTCAGAAATGCCTCAGCGCTTTAAACTTCAAGTGCAGTGTGTGTCAGAAGGCAGGAATG ACTTACACTCACGAAGTGAACTTCATGGGCTCCATCCATAAGCTGTGCAGCGACAGCTGCTTCAACCAGTTCCGCTCCTCCAATAAGCTAAACATGAACAGCTGTGTGAACTGTGGTGGATACTGCTATGGCACAGACAGTCAGTGTCCATCTCTGCAGATAGAGGGCAGTGTTATGAAGTTCTGCAAACAAAACTGCCTCACAGGCTTCAAAAAG AAGAGTCTGAAACCTGTCCCCTGCAAAATTTGTCGTACCATGCGCCCGGTGGCAGAAATGGTGGATAGTCCAAACACAGGGGGAATTAGAGAGCTTTTCTGCTCCCCTTCCTGTGTTACAGCAAATAAAGTTCAGACTGTCAGTTCTTCAG GTGCTCCAGTAGAATGCAACAGCTGCAAGCTGAAACTAGTGCCTCAGTATCATCTAGCCATGTCTGACGGAACCATCCAGAACTTCTGCTCCTTTTCCTGTGTAGTGTCATATCAG GAGTCCTTCAGTAAGACGAAAACTAACAACCAGGTGAACATGATAACTTCTACAACCAACAACACATCTACCCAAAAACCCGCTGCTCCCAAACTTGCTTCAACAGAGTCTAGCTCATCAACAAAAACTAGCGCTCCCAGTGGTCCGGTGCAAACAGTCACCAAGATCCCCTGCTCTCAGTGTCTGAACTCATTCTACCACAAACCAGAGCTGCTGGAGTTCAAG AGGAAAATGTACGCTTTCTGTGATAACGCTTGTGTGGAGGAGTTCAAACAGATCAACAACGTCATGGCTCGCTGCGAATACTGCAAGATCGATAAAGTTGTAAAGGAGGTGAAAAGGATAAACAAGATTGACCGCTCTTTCTGCAGTGAGG GGTGCAAGTTACTTTATAAGCATGACCTGGTCAAACGCTGGGGGAAGAAACACTGTCGCAACTGCTTCTACTGTAGTGGCTCCTCTCAGACTGTCATCACTGAAGTTTTTGATAAAATAGAGGAGGAGTTCTGTGGGAACGTATGCTTACAGCAACATACCTTATTAATGCGTAAG GAAATAAAGTGCTCCATGTGCAGGCAGGCCAAGAAGATGACCGAGACTGTGAAATGGCTGGGTGAGATTAAGCATTTCTGCAGCTTGCAATGCTTGATGTTCTTTTGCAGTCTGCAGGGAATCACTGGGCCAGTCAAATCTTCAAGCAAACCTCTGACCACACAAG GGACAAGCCCAGCGCCGTCTCCAGCCCCTCAAAGTACAGTGAATCGCACATCACTGATCACTAAAGAGGCCACACCGGTCATTGCCAATGTTATATCACTCTCAAGTGCATCCAATGGACAGCCATGTGTATTGGGAAATAGCGTTCTGCAAG GCTCTGTTCCAGCTGCCACTGCAAAAAGTTCTGGAAAT ACGGCCAGCACACAGACAGATGGTGTGAAGGCTTCTGCTCCACCACCCCGAATCCTGAAGAATAAGGCCCTACTCTGTAAACCCTTTTGTCAGAACAAAGGCACATCCTGTAAACCCAATGTCTGTGACATGAACACACAAACAG ATGGACCTTCTGTGATAGTGCTTCCTGTGCCGGTGCCGGTCTATGTTCCAGTTCCCATGAATCTCTACACACAATACACTCCAAAGTCTGTGGGACTACCGCTACCG GTTCCAGTGCCCTTGTTCTTCCCCACCACTCTCGACAGCGCTGAGCGCATCGTCAAGACCATTCAGGAAATCAAAGAGAAGATCCCTGATGACCCTCTGGAGGCTGACCTCATCATGATGGCGGAGATGGTGGCTGAGGATACAGAGAGGGAGAAATGCATCACATCTACTG ATCCGGCTGGAAATATAATGGAGGACCTTGATCTGGAAGCCCTATCCAGCAATCTGAGTTGGGAGGAGGACTCGTTGTCTTCTGCTCAGACATGGGATCAACCCACAGAGCCTGAAAGGCCACCTCCGTCCAGATCTGCCACACAGACCCCCGTCTCTACCGCAGCAGAAGAGCCACAGATGGACCTGGAGGCTGATTTCCCAGTCG AGAGCATTGAACTTTTCAGAGGGCAAGAACAAAAGGAGACGACAGATTCTGGCAAGCGCAAACGCAAGAGAGGACGTGATGGCCTCCCTCAGAAGAAACGG GGCCGTAAGAGTGCAGCAGTGGTTCCAGCCAAACCAGCTCCAGACAACTTCTCGAGCCTCTCCAAACTGCAACATGAGTACGCCGTCAATGCCTGGAAGGACTGGGTGCGCTGGAGGAACGCCCAACCCAACATGGAGACTCCCAAATTTGGCT CACGCATTATGACAATAAAGGAGGACCTGTTGAAGTGTTGCACGGCTGAACTCAGCTACGGCCTCTGCAAGTTCATATCTGAAGTTCGTCGACCCAACGGAGAGAACTACAGCCCTGACAGCATCTTTTACCTCTGCTTGGGCATCCAGAAG
- the LOC127501295 gene encoding zinc finger MYM-type protein 4-like isoform X1 → MASEDFTGHLTGDAAVSEEKPDAVELCKLDATEPGVNEPNPQNSLMEGHQMELEEVEMHQEEMEEDLDLGQQPDVDQGNSPEKGSPSDQGEEEENCVQEHCEQKDATKLEKSEGKSNTEDTAHSSEELVIAKVEDLTNEMAIDVDQTEVRDGKMEVDRPGDAGKLLAKPIKKEKTEPSAMQTHPVLKTELKPQVAQPSIAVPVKVKDEPMDEEYEKASATLENIKDEPDTAAEFNQTPDAIKISAVFSVGGNATSIAPAVVPAKAAPVPTLSLRPLAPANPIGVVCTGCNKVLLKGQTAFQRKGCPKLYCSPQCLCSTSTMVVKIPQKKQCYHCLKDILDPKDVVNAPVDMSGTLKEFCSQKCLSALNFKCSVCQKAGMTYTHEVNFMGSIHKLCSDSCFNQFRSSNKLNMNSCVNCGGYCYGTDSQCPSLQIEGSVMKFCKQNCLTGFKKKSLKPVPCKICRTMRPVAEMVDSPNTGGIRELFCSPSCVTANKVQTVSSSGAPVECNSCKLKLVPQYHLAMSDGTIQNFCSFSCVVSYQESFSKTKTNNQVNMITSTTNNTSTQKPAAPKLASTESSSSTKTSAPSGPVQTVTKIPCSQCLNSFYHKPELLEFKRKMYAFCDNACVEEFKQINNVMARCEYCKIDKVVKEVKRINKIDRSFCSEGCKLLYKHDLVKRWGKKHCRNCFYCSGSSQTVITEVFDKIEEEFCGNVCLQQHTLLMRKEIKCSMCRQAKKMTETVKWLGEIKHFCSLQCLMFFCSLQGITGPVKSSSKPLTTQGTSPAPSPAPQSTVNRTSLITKEATPVIANVISLSSASNGQPCVLGNSVLQGSVPAATAKSSGNTASTQTDGVKASAPPPRILKNKALLCKPFCQNKGTSCKPNVCDMNTQTDGPSVIVLPVPVPVYVPVPMNLYTQYTPKSVGLPLPVPVPLFFPTTLDSAERIVKTIQEIKEKIPDDPLEADLIMMAEMVAEDTEREKCITSTDPAGNIMEDLDLEALSSNLSWEEDSLSSAQTWDQPTEPERPPPSRSATQTPVSTAAEEPQMDLEADFPVESIELFRGQEQKETTDSGKRKRKRGRDGLPQKKRGRKSAAVVPAKPAPDNFSSLSKLQHEYAVNAWKDWVRWRNAQPNMETPKFGSRIMTIKEDLLKCCTAELSYGLCKFISEVRRPNGENYSPDSIFYLCLGIQKYLFENNRMENIFSDVFYTKFCNEMTSILKGWKPTILPSGYVHSRVEEEYLWDCKQLGAFSPGVLLNTLLYFFTKFFNYKTVEQHRCLSFGHIVRCSRSKGSTKMACLRFYPPKEDSSSDGIPAKKRKEEDDDNDTIYEIKENADNPLRCPVRLYEFYISKCSPSVRQCTTQFYLSPERSCVPSSPMWFSTASLSNEALDSMLTRILTVRELHLETDKTPNETDSDSDSDFRP, encoded by the exons ATGGCCAGTGAGGATTTCACAGGACATCTCACTGGAGATGCAGCTGTTTCAGAAGAGAAGCCAGATGCAGTGGAGTTATGCAAGCTGGACGCCACTGAACCAGGTGTAAACGAGCCAAACCCTCAAAACAGCCTGATGGAGGGCCATCAGATGGAGCTGGAGGAAGTAGAGATGCACCAAGAGGAGATGGAGGAAGATCTGGATTTAGGACAACAACCAGATGTGGACCAAGGAAACAGTCCAGAAAAGGGCAGTCCATCCGACCAGGGTGAAGAAGAAGAGAACTGTGTACAGGAACACTGTGAACAGAAGGACGCTACAAAACTAGAGAAGAGCGAAGGCAAGAGCAACACAGAGGACACGGCACACAGTTCAGAGGAGCTTGTGATTGCTAAAGTTGAAGAcctcacaaatgaaatggcaaTAGATGTGGACCAGACTGAGGTTCGTGATGGGAAGATGGAGGTAGATAGACCAGGAGATGCAG GAAAATTGTTGGCTAAACCCATAAAAAAGGAGAAAACTGAACCATCTGCCATG CAAACACATCCAGTGTTAAAAACTGAATTGAAACCACAAGTGGCCCAGCCTTCCATCGCCGTTCCAGTGAAGGTGAAGGATGAGCCAATGGATGAGGAGTATGAGAAGGCGTCGGCAACTCTAGAAAACATTAAAGATGAGCCTGACACCGCAGCT gAGTTTAACCAGACACCTGATGCAATCAAGATCAGCGCAGTGTTCTCTGTAGGAGGAAATGCCACATCCATCG CTCCAGCAGTCGTTCCAGCAAAGGCGGCACCAGTCCCTACACTATCCCTTCGTCCTCTGGCCCCTGCCAATCCAATTGGTGTGGTCTGCACAGGATGTAACAAAGTCCTGCTAAAGGGACAGACGGCGTTCCAGCGGAAAGGCTGTCCCAAACTCTACTGCTCACCTCAGTGTCTCTGTAGCACCTCTACTATGGTGGTCAAGATACCTCAGAAGAAACAATGTTACCACTGCCTCAA AGACATTCTTGACCCAAAAGATGTGGTCAATGCGCCAGTGGACATGTCAGGGACTTTGAAGGAGTTCTGCAGTCAGAAATGCCTCAGCGCTTTAAACTTCAAGTGCAGTGTGTGTCAGAAGGCAGGAATG ACTTACACTCACGAAGTGAACTTCATGGGCTCCATCCATAAGCTGTGCAGCGACAGCTGCTTCAACCAGTTCCGCTCCTCCAATAAGCTAAACATGAACAGCTGTGTGAACTGTGGTGGATACTGCTATGGCACAGACAGTCAGTGTCCATCTCTGCAGATAGAGGGCAGTGTTATGAAGTTCTGCAAACAAAACTGCCTCACAGGCTTCAAAAAG AAGAGTCTGAAACCTGTCCCCTGCAAAATTTGTCGTACCATGCGCCCGGTGGCAGAAATGGTGGATAGTCCAAACACAGGGGGAATTAGAGAGCTTTTCTGCTCCCCTTCCTGTGTTACAGCAAATAAAGTTCAGACTGTCAGTTCTTCAG GTGCTCCAGTAGAATGCAACAGCTGCAAGCTGAAACTAGTGCCTCAGTATCATCTAGCCATGTCTGACGGAACCATCCAGAACTTCTGCTCCTTTTCCTGTGTAGTGTCATATCAG GAGTCCTTCAGTAAGACGAAAACTAACAACCAGGTGAACATGATAACTTCTACAACCAACAACACATCTACCCAAAAACCCGCTGCTCCCAAACTTGCTTCAACAGAGTCTAGCTCATCAACAAAAACTAGCGCTCCCAGTGGTCCGGTGCAAACAGTCACCAAGATCCCCTGCTCTCAGTGTCTGAACTCATTCTACCACAAACCAGAGCTGCTGGAGTTCAAG AGGAAAATGTACGCTTTCTGTGATAACGCTTGTGTGGAGGAGTTCAAACAGATCAACAACGTCATGGCTCGCTGCGAATACTGCAAGATCGATAAAGTTGTAAAGGAGGTGAAAAGGATAAACAAGATTGACCGCTCTTTCTGCAGTGAGG GGTGCAAGTTACTTTATAAGCATGACCTGGTCAAACGCTGGGGGAAGAAACACTGTCGCAACTGCTTCTACTGTAGTGGCTCCTCTCAGACTGTCATCACTGAAGTTTTTGATAAAATAGAGGAGGAGTTCTGTGGGAACGTATGCTTACAGCAACATACCTTATTAATGCGTAAG GAAATAAAGTGCTCCATGTGCAGGCAGGCCAAGAAGATGACCGAGACTGTGAAATGGCTGGGTGAGATTAAGCATTTCTGCAGCTTGCAATGCTTGATGTTCTTTTGCAGTCTGCAGGGAATCACTGGGCCAGTCAAATCTTCAAGCAAACCTCTGACCACACAAG GGACAAGCCCAGCGCCGTCTCCAGCCCCTCAAAGTACAGTGAATCGCACATCACTGATCACTAAAGAGGCCACACCGGTCATTGCCAATGTTATATCACTCTCAAGTGCATCCAATGGACAGCCATGTGTATTGGGAAATAGCGTTCTGCAAG GCTCTGTTCCAGCTGCCACTGCAAAAAGTTCTGGAAAT ACGGCCAGCACACAGACAGATGGTGTGAAGGCTTCTGCTCCACCACCCCGAATCCTGAAGAATAAGGCCCTACTCTGTAAACCCTTTTGTCAGAACAAAGGCACATCCTGTAAACCCAATGTCTGTGACATGAACACACAAACAG ATGGACCTTCTGTGATAGTGCTTCCTGTGCCGGTGCCGGTCTATGTTCCAGTTCCCATGAATCTCTACACACAATACACTCCAAAGTCTGTGGGACTACCGCTACCG GTTCCAGTGCCCTTGTTCTTCCCCACCACTCTCGACAGCGCTGAGCGCATCGTCAAGACCATTCAGGAAATCAAAGAGAAGATCCCTGATGACCCTCTGGAGGCTGACCTCATCATGATGGCGGAGATGGTGGCTGAGGATACAGAGAGGGAGAAATGCATCACATCTACTG ATCCGGCTGGAAATATAATGGAGGACCTTGATCTGGAAGCCCTATCCAGCAATCTGAGTTGGGAGGAGGACTCGTTGTCTTCTGCTCAGACATGGGATCAACCCACAGAGCCTGAAAGGCCACCTCCGTCCAGATCTGCCACACAGACCCCCGTCTCTACCGCAGCAGAAGAGCCACAGATGGACCTGGAGGCTGATTTCCCAGTCG AGAGCATTGAACTTTTCAGAGGGCAAGAACAAAAGGAGACGACAGATTCTGGCAAGCGCAAACGCAAGAGAGGACGTGATGGCCTCCCTCAGAAGAAACGG GGCCGTAAGAGTGCAGCAGTGGTTCCAGCCAAACCAGCTCCAGACAACTTCTCGAGCCTCTCCAAACTGCAACATGAGTACGCCGTCAATGCCTGGAAGGACTGGGTGCGCTGGAGGAACGCCCAACCCAACATGGAGACTCCCAAATTTGGCT CACGCATTATGACAATAAAGGAGGACCTGTTGAAGTGTTGCACGGCTGAACTCAGCTACGGCCTCTGCAAGTTCATATCTGAAGTTCGTCGACCCAACGGAGAGAACTACAGCCCTGACAGCATCTTTTACCTCTGCTTGGGCATCCAGAAG TACCTGTTTGAGAACAATCGGATGGAGAACATCTTCTCAGATGTCTTCTACACCAAATTCTGCAATGAAATGACCAGTATACTCAAGGGATGGAAACCAACTATTTTGCCCAGTG GTTATGTTCATTCTCGTGTGGAGGAGGAGTATCTGTGGGACTGTAAGCAGCTGGGAGCGTTTTCACCCGGTGTGCTGCTCAACACGTTGCTGTATTTCTTCACCAAGTTCTTCAACTACAAGACTGTGGAGCAGCACCGTTGCCTCTCTTTTGGCCACATCGTCCGCTGCTCTCGGAGCAAGGGCAGCACCAAAATGGCCTGTTTGCGTTTCTATCCCCCCAAAGAGGACTCAAGCTCTG ATGGCATCCCTgcaaagaaaagaaaggaagaGGATGACGACAATGACACTATATATGAGATAAAGGAAAATGCAGACAATCCTCTCCGCTGTCCTGTCAGGCTGTACGAGTTCTATATCTCAAAATG CTCACCCAGTGTGAGGCAATGCACGACCCAATTCTACCTGAGCCCCGAGCGCTCCTGCGTACCCAGCAGTCCCATGTGGTTCTCAACCGCCTCGCTGAGCAATGAGGCTCTGGACAGCATGCTCACTCGCATCCTTACTGTCAGAGAGCTGCACCTGGAGACGGACAAAACACCCAACGAGACCGATTCAGACAGCGACTCTGACTTCAGACCGTGA